One stretch of Saccharopolyspora erythraea DNA includes these proteins:
- a CDS encoding MFS transporter, with the protein MAVQAQNGSTNHPAVRKRRVRIRYVVLAVLFVSTAINYLDRTNLSVAAPHIQHDLGLSATELGVILSAFSWGYAFLQIPGGWLLDRIGPRLAFGWALVLWSLATVATALARGFGSLFALRASLGVLEAPAFPANGRLAASWFPSSERGRATAIYTAGEYVGLALAVPVLSMLVVAFGWQSVFVVTGVAGLVWAVVWFRQIRNTPQEDPRVDEAELAHIEERHLGRANVVPSSAKLNWGDLRYLLSKKRLWGIYLGQFAINSAMFFFLTWFPSYLTQSRGLELMEAGFYASIPYLAALAGVLLGGWWSDSMLRRGVSVNVARKTPIITGLFLATVIVAANYVDDVGLIVAIMSVAFFAQGMAAISWLLPPEIAPSRMVGLTGGVFNFVGNLGGASTPIVIGVIVDATGSFAGGLVFMSCVALMGALSYVFLVDKVERLES; encoded by the coding sequence ATGGCAGTACAGGCCCAGAACGGCAGCACGAACCACCCGGCGGTCCGGAAACGACGCGTCAGGATCCGCTACGTGGTACTCGCGGTCCTGTTCGTCAGCACGGCGATCAACTACCTGGACCGGACCAACCTGTCGGTCGCGGCACCGCACATCCAGCACGACCTGGGACTCAGCGCCACGGAGCTGGGCGTGATCCTCTCGGCGTTCTCGTGGGGCTACGCGTTCCTGCAGATCCCCGGCGGCTGGCTGCTGGACCGGATCGGGCCGCGGCTGGCCTTCGGCTGGGCCCTGGTGCTGTGGTCGCTCGCGACGGTGGCGACCGCGCTGGCCCGCGGGTTCGGTTCGCTGTTCGCGCTCCGCGCGAGCCTGGGCGTCCTGGAGGCCCCCGCCTTCCCGGCCAACGGACGCCTCGCCGCGTCCTGGTTCCCCAGCTCCGAGCGCGGTCGCGCCACGGCGATCTACACCGCGGGCGAGTACGTCGGGCTGGCGCTGGCCGTGCCGGTGCTGTCGATGCTGGTCGTGGCGTTCGGCTGGCAGTCGGTCTTCGTGGTCACCGGCGTGGCGGGCCTGGTCTGGGCCGTGGTGTGGTTCCGCCAGATCCGCAACACCCCGCAGGAGGACCCGAGGGTCGACGAAGCCGAACTGGCCCACATCGAGGAGCGGCACCTGGGCCGGGCCAACGTGGTGCCGAGCTCGGCCAAGCTCAACTGGGGCGACCTGCGCTACCTGCTGAGCAAGAAGCGGCTGTGGGGCATCTACCTGGGCCAGTTCGCGATCAACAGCGCGATGTTCTTCTTCCTGACCTGGTTCCCCAGCTACCTCACCCAGTCGCGGGGGCTCGAGCTGATGGAGGCCGGCTTCTACGCCTCGATCCCCTACCTGGCGGCGCTGGCCGGCGTGCTGCTCGGCGGCTGGTGGTCGGACTCGATGCTGCGCCGCGGCGTCTCGGTCAACGTCGCGCGCAAGACGCCGATCATCACCGGGCTGTTCCTGGCGACGGTGATCGTCGCGGCCAACTACGTCGACGACGTCGGGCTGATCGTGGCGATCATGTCCGTGGCGTTCTTCGCCCAGGGCATGGCCGCCATCTCCTGGCTGCTGCCGCCGGAGATCGCACCGTCGCGGATGGTGGGCCTCACCGGCGGGGTGTTCAACTTCGTCGGCAACCTCGGCGGCGCGAGCACCCCGATCGTCATCGGCGTGATCGTCGACGCGACCGGGTCGTTCGCGGGCGGGCTGGTGTTCATGAGCTGCGTCGCGCTGATGGGCGCGCTCAGCTACGTCTTCCTGGTGGACAAGGTGGAGCGTCTGGAGAGCTGA
- a CDS encoding response regulator transcription factor → MIRVLIADDEVLVRTGLRMILEPAEGIEVVAEAADGRDALDAVARHRVDVVLMDVRMPGVDGLSAAGELARRADAPKVVMLTTFDLDEYVHSALRAGAVGFLLKDTPPRDLVAAIRTVAAGSAMLAPTVTKRLISRFAGMGPSRAQAALARLAALTDRESAVVQAVARGLSNAEIGRELVMSEATVKAHVSRSLTKLGVTNRVQVALLVRDSQD, encoded by the coding sequence GTGATCCGGGTGCTCATCGCCGACGACGAGGTGCTGGTGCGCACCGGCCTTCGGATGATCCTCGAACCCGCCGAGGGCATCGAGGTGGTGGCCGAGGCCGCCGACGGACGCGACGCGCTCGACGCGGTGGCGCGGCACCGTGTCGACGTGGTGCTGATGGACGTCCGGATGCCCGGTGTGGACGGCCTTTCGGCCGCGGGCGAGCTCGCGCGCCGCGCCGACGCCCCCAAGGTGGTCATGCTCACCACCTTCGACCTCGACGAGTACGTGCACAGCGCGCTGCGCGCGGGCGCGGTCGGCTTCCTGCTCAAGGACACGCCGCCCCGCGACCTGGTCGCCGCGATCCGCACCGTCGCGGCGGGCAGCGCGATGCTGGCTCCCACCGTCACCAAGCGTTTGATCAGCAGGTTCGCCGGTATGGGGCCATCGAGGGCGCAAGCCGCCCTGGCGAGGCTGGCGGCCCTGACCGATCGGGAGAGCGCGGTGGTCCAGGCCGTCGCACGCGGTCTTTCCAACGCCGAGATCGGCCGCGAGCTGGTGATGAGCGAAGCCACGGTCAAGGCACACGTCAGCCGGTCGCTGACCAAGCTGGGGGTGACCAACCGGGTGCAGGTCGCACTGCTGGTCCGCGACTCGCAGGACTAG
- a CDS encoding ABC transporter ATP-binding protein gives MTQQMPAVRTRGLTKTYGDDDARVVALDHVDVDFEQQRFTAIMGPSGSGKSTLMHCAAGLDRPSDGQAWIGTTEVSALSDDELTTLRRDRVGFVFQAFNLIPTLTAWENIVLPLELAGRAPDRAAVEAIIDAVGLRERLHHRPSQLSGGQQQRVACARALVTRPDVVFADEPTGSLDSRSSAELLSLLRRGVDELGRTVVVVTHDPAAAAQADRVLLLADGRIVDEMASPTAEGVLDRLKSLEGVGA, from the coding sequence ATGACACAGCAGATGCCCGCCGTGCGGACGCGTGGGCTGACCAAGACGTACGGAGACGACGACGCGAGGGTGGTCGCGCTCGACCACGTCGACGTCGACTTCGAGCAGCAGCGGTTCACCGCCATCATGGGCCCGTCCGGGTCCGGCAAGTCCACGCTCATGCACTGCGCCGCCGGACTCGACCGCCCTTCCGATGGGCAGGCCTGGATCGGCACGACCGAGGTGAGCGCGTTGTCCGACGACGAGCTGACCACGCTTCGCCGCGACCGGGTCGGGTTCGTCTTCCAGGCGTTCAACCTGATCCCGACCCTGACCGCCTGGGAGAACATCGTGCTGCCGCTGGAGCTCGCCGGGCGCGCCCCCGACCGCGCGGCTGTCGAGGCGATCATCGACGCGGTCGGACTGCGGGAGCGCCTGCACCACCGTCCGAGCCAGCTCTCCGGCGGGCAGCAACAGCGGGTCGCATGCGCGCGGGCCCTGGTGACCAGACCGGACGTGGTGTTCGCCGACGAGCCGACCGGCTCGCTGGACTCCCGCTCCTCGGCAGAGCTCCTTTCCTTGCTGCGACGCGGTGTCGACGAGCTGGGCCGCACGGTCGTCGTGGTCACCCACGATCCCGCCGCGGCGGCGCAGGCCGACCGGGTGCTGTTGCTCGCCGACGGGCGCATCGTCGACGAGATGGCCTCGCCCACCGCAGAAGGCGTGCTCGACCGGCTGAAGTCGCTGGAAGGGGTGGGGGCCTGA
- a CDS encoding NAD(P)/FAD-dependent oxidoreductase, which translates to MGRADARARRALADAEPNVYWTSRTEPPAPDEPLTCSSAADLAVVGGGLTGLWTAVLAKLRDPGCEVVLLEKHRIGSGGSARSGGFVSESLTHGLAHGAWLWPEEIRTLVELGRRNLAAVEEFVAAEGIDADLRMCGKTSVATEPHQVGELSDELSLYREHGFEAVFQGAGGVRADIASPAYRAGLRVPGAGGLVDPARLTWGLARSARRLGVVVHEDTPVRALRSRGSAVDVVTPHGTVRAAGAVVATNAFPPPLRGIRRHVLPVWDYVLVTEPLTDEQWRSVGWRDGQGITDSHNNFHYYRPTPDGRILWGGSEAHYYFGGRTGARQARRPGPHEALATDFFGTFPQLEGIGFTHRWGGPIDSTARFTPVFGTRCSGRVAYAVGYTGLGLAASRFGAGVALDLLRGEETELTRPAMVRQKPVRFPPEPLRWPLVQYTRRALARADARGGRRGRWLRHLDRRGIGLGS; encoded by the coding sequence ATGGGCCGTGCCGACGCGCGGGCACGTCGTGCGCTCGCCGATGCCGAGCCCAACGTCTACTGGACCTCCCGCACCGAACCGCCCGCGCCGGACGAACCGCTGACCTGCTCGTCGGCGGCTGACCTGGCCGTCGTCGGCGGCGGGCTCACCGGGCTGTGGACGGCGGTGCTGGCCAAGCTGCGCGATCCCGGGTGCGAGGTGGTGCTGCTGGAGAAGCACCGGATCGGCAGTGGCGGCAGCGCCCGCAGCGGTGGTTTCGTCTCCGAGTCGCTGACCCACGGTCTCGCCCACGGCGCCTGGCTGTGGCCGGAGGAGATCAGGACCCTGGTCGAGCTCGGAAGGCGGAACCTCGCCGCCGTCGAGGAGTTCGTCGCGGCGGAGGGCATCGACGCCGACCTGCGCATGTGCGGCAAGACCAGCGTCGCGACCGAACCGCACCAGGTCGGCGAGCTCAGCGACGAGCTCTCGCTCTACCGCGAGCACGGCTTCGAGGCGGTCTTCCAGGGTGCGGGCGGTGTGCGTGCCGACATCGCGTCCCCGGCCTACCGGGCGGGCCTGCGGGTGCCCGGCGCCGGAGGTCTGGTCGATCCCGCCCGCCTGACCTGGGGGTTGGCCCGCTCCGCCCGCCGACTGGGTGTCGTGGTGCACGAGGACACCCCGGTTCGCGCGCTGCGCTCTCGCGGCAGCGCGGTGGACGTCGTCACTCCACACGGGACGGTGCGAGCGGCGGGTGCCGTCGTCGCCACCAACGCGTTCCCGCCGCCGCTGCGCGGGATCCGGCGCCACGTCCTGCCGGTCTGGGACTACGTGCTGGTGACCGAACCGCTCACCGACGAGCAGTGGCGCTCGGTCGGCTGGCGCGACGGCCAGGGCATCACCGACAGCCACAACAACTTCCACTACTACCGGCCCACCCCGGACGGGCGGATCCTGTGGGGCGGTTCCGAGGCGCACTACTACTTCGGCGGACGGACCGGGGCCCGGCAGGCCCGGCGGCCCGGCCCGCACGAAGCGCTCGCGACGGACTTCTTCGGCACGTTCCCGCAGCTCGAGGGGATCGGTTTCACGCACCGCTGGGGCGGGCCGATCGACTCCACCGCACGGTTCACCCCGGTGTTCGGAACCCGCTGCTCCGGCAGGGTCGCCTACGCGGTCGGCTACACCGGCCTCGGGCTGGCGGCGTCGCGCTTCGGCGCCGGTGTCGCGCTCGACCTGCTGCGCGGCGAGGAGACCGAGCTGACGCGCCCGGCGATGGTCCGGCAGAAACCGGTGCGATTCCCGCCGGAGCCCCTGCGGTGGCCGCTGGTGCAGTACACGCGCCGGGCGCTGGCCAGGGCCGACGCGCGTGGCGGACGAAGAGGCCGGTGGCTGCGCCACCTCGACCGGCGGGGCATCGGGCTGGGGTCCTGA
- a CDS encoding nitrilase-related carbon-nitrogen hydrolase: MSNLVRAALVQAKWTGDTGSMIDAHEKHARAAAADGARVIGFQEVFNAPYFCQVQESEHYRWAEQIPDGPTTQRMRELARELGMVVVVPVFEVDGPGFYYNSAAVIDADGTYLGKYRKHHLPHLPGFWEKYYFRPGNLGWPVFDTAVGKVGVYICYDRHFPEGWRALGLAGAQIVYNPSATSRGLSAYLWKLEQPAAAVANEYFVAAINRVGVEEYGDNDFYGSSYFVDPYGRFVGEVASDTDEELVVRDLDLDLIDEVRTKWAFYRDRRPDAYGPLTTP; the protein is encoded by the coding sequence ATGTCCAATCTCGTTCGTGCCGCGCTGGTCCAGGCGAAGTGGACCGGTGACACCGGCTCGATGATCGACGCGCACGAGAAGCACGCCAGGGCGGCGGCCGCCGACGGCGCGCGGGTCATCGGGTTCCAGGAGGTGTTCAACGCGCCGTACTTCTGCCAGGTGCAGGAGAGCGAGCACTACCGGTGGGCCGAGCAGATCCCCGACGGCCCCACCACGCAGCGGATGCGGGAGCTCGCGCGGGAGCTGGGCATGGTCGTGGTCGTGCCGGTCTTCGAGGTCGACGGGCCCGGCTTCTACTACAACAGCGCGGCGGTGATCGACGCCGACGGCACCTACCTGGGCAAGTACCGCAAGCACCACCTGCCGCACCTGCCCGGCTTCTGGGAGAAGTACTACTTCCGGCCCGGCAACCTCGGCTGGCCGGTGTTCGACACCGCAGTGGGCAAGGTCGGCGTCTACATCTGCTACGACCGGCACTTCCCGGAGGGCTGGCGCGCGCTGGGGCTAGCGGGCGCCCAGATCGTCTACAACCCGTCGGCGACCAGCCGGGGCCTGTCGGCCTACCTGTGGAAGCTCGAGCAGCCCGCCGCCGCGGTGGCCAACGAGTACTTCGTCGCGGCCATCAACCGCGTGGGCGTGGAGGAGTACGGCGACAACGACTTCTACGGCAGCAGCTACTTCGTCGACCCCTACGGGAGGTTCGTGGGCGAGGTCGCCAGCGACACCGACGAGGAGCTGGTGGTCCGCGACCTCGACCTCGA
- a CDS encoding ABC transporter permease: MLRAMLRDLRAHRGRVAMALVAIALGTAAVVGSWTMSGSIATNLVGGAARSDAGVVVRGDGKPLTTDDLDRLRGVEGVAGAAGVPAGSAGLIGRDGKLVPGPVQRAGTGWDDTGRFSLLAGRAPATGGEVAVAREQAESAGLRIGDRVRVLLSGKSETSAVVGVFDYRTLGPRSSESPDSETTPVLAYDRTTATRLFGDRLDRVELVGASPEAIAESVRALDPGRYRAVTGAELSDAAVREAASDVWSLRLTLMPFAGVALLVGMFVIANTFSMLVAQRTRQVALLRAIGARRRQVLRSGVAEAAVLGLVGATAGAVLGTALAPLLILVLRPGEDLAFEVSPLGILLGYLAGVVVTVLAAHGSARRAAAVPPMAALRADPVVPTAQLRVRTGLGLIAFGCGGIAVLATADPSSDTFPRLVALGGAAVGVLGVVLVAPALSGAVLRPLRGIADRFGGPALRLAVRGAVRDPRRTAGTATALMIGLTLVCAFATVSATFATLIGSTFRVNVAPTTTVLRAAAGSSLQPTADTTLAAADVADAARLPGVRTVLAEHKALAEVRYEGGSTRRVVSAVDPAHLREVLPLRMTGGAADLRGGVLVSRNQADMLGLTTGEEFSLAMGPRWELRTRVAGIYEATELQASIFFDAALAPPGMRERVAAAYATGPDPEAARGALEAHFRDRPDVEVLDREALVADGVAKQDAGFLVMFAMFGLAIVIAASGVVNTLALSVVERTREIGMLRAVGAGRAVVRRSVLLESLVITAFGGVLGIASGLGVGAVMQHVMLGQPLWPFTVPWTPIALSLAGMVAVGVLAAVWPARRAAGTSVLAAIAIE; this comes from the coding sequence ATGCTCCGGGCGATGCTGCGCGACCTGCGCGCCCACCGCGGCCGGGTCGCGATGGCGCTGGTGGCCATCGCGCTCGGGACCGCTGCCGTGGTCGGGAGCTGGACCATGTCGGGCTCCATAGCCACGAACCTGGTCGGTGGTGCGGCCCGATCCGACGCCGGAGTCGTGGTGCGGGGTGACGGCAAACCGCTGACCACCGACGACCTCGACCGCCTGAGGGGTGTCGAGGGCGTCGCCGGTGCCGCCGGAGTGCCGGCCGGAAGCGCCGGTCTGATCGGGCGCGACGGAAAGCTCGTGCCGGGACCGGTGCAACGGGCCGGCACCGGGTGGGACGACACCGGGCGGTTCAGCCTCCTCGCCGGGCGTGCGCCCGCGACCGGCGGCGAGGTCGCCGTCGCGCGGGAGCAGGCCGAGTCAGCGGGACTGCGGATCGGCGACCGCGTGCGAGTGCTGCTCTCGGGGAAGTCCGAGACATCGGCGGTGGTCGGTGTGTTCGACTACCGGACCCTCGGCCCCCGGTCCTCGGAGTCACCGGACTCCGAGACCACCCCGGTGCTCGCCTACGACCGCACGACGGCGACGCGGCTGTTCGGCGACCGGCTCGACCGCGTCGAACTGGTGGGCGCTTCACCGGAGGCCATTGCGGAGTCGGTGCGAGCGCTGGACCCCGGCAGGTACCGGGCGGTGACGGGCGCGGAACTGTCCGACGCGGCCGTCCGCGAGGCGGCGTCGGACGTGTGGTCGTTGCGCCTCACCCTGATGCCGTTCGCCGGGGTCGCGCTTCTGGTCGGCATGTTCGTCATCGCCAACACCTTCTCGATGCTGGTCGCGCAGCGGACCAGGCAGGTCGCGCTGCTGCGGGCGATCGGTGCCCGGCGCAGGCAGGTCCTGCGCAGCGGCGTCGCCGAGGCGGCGGTGCTGGGGCTGGTGGGTGCGACGGCAGGAGCGGTGCTCGGCACCGCACTCGCCCCGCTGCTGATCCTCGTGCTGCGCCCGGGTGAGGACCTGGCGTTCGAGGTCTCGCCGCTGGGAATCCTGCTCGGCTACCTCGCCGGTGTCGTCGTGACGGTGCTCGCGGCACACGGATCGGCGCGCCGGGCGGCGGCGGTCCCGCCGATGGCGGCGCTGCGCGCGGACCCGGTCGTGCCCACCGCGCAACTGCGTGTGCGAACCGGACTCGGGCTGATCGCGTTCGGCTGCGGAGGGATCGCCGTGCTCGCCACGGCCGACCCCAGCTCCGACACGTTCCCCCGCCTGGTCGCCCTCGGCGGAGCGGCGGTGGGAGTGCTCGGTGTGGTGCTGGTGGCGCCTGCGCTCAGCGGCGCCGTGTTGCGGCCGTTGCGCGGGATCGCCGACCGGTTCGGCGGCCCGGCTCTGCGACTGGCCGTGCGGGGTGCGGTGCGCGATCCCCGGCGCACCGCCGGGACCGCGACCGCGCTGATGATCGGGCTGACGCTGGTGTGCGCGTTCGCCACCGTCAGCGCGACGTTCGCGACGCTGATCGGCTCCACGTTCCGGGTCAACGTGGCACCGACGACGACCGTGCTGCGGGCGGCGGCGGGAAGTTCGCTGCAACCGACCGCGGACACGACGCTGGCGGCCGCCGACGTCGCCGACGCAGCGCGGCTGCCAGGCGTCCGCACCGTGCTCGCCGAGCACAAGGCCCTCGCGGAGGTGCGCTACGAGGGTGGCAGCACCAGGCGCGTGGTCTCGGCGGTCGACCCGGCGCACCTGCGCGAGGTCCTGCCGCTGCGGATGACCGGCGGTGCCGCGGACCTGCGTGGCGGTGTGCTCGTCTCGCGCAACCAGGCAGACATGCTCGGGCTGACCACGGGGGAGGAGTTCTCCCTGGCGATGGGTCCCCGGTGGGAGCTGCGCACCCGCGTGGCGGGGATCTACGAGGCGACGGAGTTGCAGGCCAGCATCTTCTTCGACGCCGCGCTCGCGCCACCCGGCATGCGCGAGCGGGTCGCCGCGGCGTACGCCACCGGTCCGGATCCGGAAGCGGCCCGCGGCGCGCTCGAAGCCCACTTCCGCGACCGTCCCGACGTCGAGGTCCTCGACCGGGAGGCGCTCGTCGCCGACGGCGTGGCGAAGCAGGACGCCGGATTCCTCGTCATGTTCGCGATGTTCGGGCTGGCCATCGTGATCGCCGCCTCCGGCGTGGTCAACACACTGGCGCTGTCGGTGGTGGAACGCACGAGGGAGATCGGGATGCTGCGCGCGGTGGGTGCGGGCCGTGCGGTGGTCCGAAGGTCGGTCCTGCTCGAAAGCCTGGTCATCACGGCGTTCGGCGGCGTGCTCGGGATCGCCTCCGGACTCGGCGTCGGCGCGGTGATGCAGCACGTGATGCTCGGGCAGCCGCTGTGGCCGTTCACGGTCCCGTGGACGCCGATCGCGCTGTCGCTGGCCGGGATGGTCGCGGTCGGCGTGCTCGCGGCGGTCTGGCCGGCCCGACGGGCGGCCGGGACCAGCGTGCTCGCCGCGATCGCCATCGAGTGA
- a CDS encoding DUF5313 family protein → MASRRPNPAQWVWYAFGGRLPDRYAEWVLHDVTCRTWLLRHVARALTQLLPFCALVLLLPGPLWIRLSSIALGLMVGLFYSLCFAVEMAEHRVIKHGYPPGIGRQTRTLNRDVRRAERHGVGYQPWWE, encoded by the coding sequence ATGGCGAGCCGCCGACCCAATCCCGCGCAGTGGGTCTGGTACGCGTTCGGCGGCCGGCTGCCCGACCGGTATGCCGAGTGGGTGCTGCACGACGTCACCTGCCGGACGTGGCTGCTGCGCCACGTCGCCCGCGCGCTCACCCAGCTGCTGCCGTTCTGCGCGCTCGTGCTGCTGCTCCCCGGTCCGCTGTGGATCCGGCTCAGCTCGATCGCGCTGGGGCTGATGGTCGGGCTGTTCTACTCGCTGTGCTTCGCCGTGGAGATGGCCGAGCACCGGGTGATCAAGCACGGCTACCCGCCGGGCATCGGCCGGCAGACCCGGACGCTGAACCGGGACGTGCGCCGGGCCGAGCGCCACGGCGTCGGATACCAGCCGTGGTGGGAGTGA
- a CDS encoding sensor histidine kinase gives MTRGEPLVVVQWPWLRDAGRWAVACAVLCLTFLTLVSPVSPTTTALLNASPVSEFAVTATIAVLSAAGVLLAPRWHWPLFAVAFAAVVVQSTSAALAVASYYAATTIRRPVGLAGYATAAAAAVVVPVAVRSLIAVPGGDGDAVTSALGGVVLVVVLPVVLGLWTNARKQVLAGLEERAEQLEREQAARAEQTRAKERARIAREMHDVVAHRVSLIVLHAGAIEVNTAEEGTAAEAGFIRETGREALSQLRGVLGVLRSPGADAALEPQPSLADLDRLLDKSRAAGIPVVRRDEGDTTALPAMVEHTAYRVVQEALTNVHKHAGEVRTDVVLRHGASTLEVTVHNAGPARRTVSLPSSGLGLVGLRERVGLLGGRFHAGTGLDGGFTVTAVLPLWEEQL, from the coding sequence GTGACGCGTGGGGAGCCGTTGGTGGTCGTGCAGTGGCCGTGGCTTCGCGACGCCGGACGCTGGGCGGTGGCCTGTGCGGTCTTGTGTCTCACCTTCCTCACCCTCGTCTCGCCGGTCTCGCCCACGACGACCGCGCTCCTCAACGCCTCGCCGGTTTCCGAGTTCGCCGTGACCGCCACCATCGCTGTGCTCTCCGCCGCCGGGGTTCTGCTGGCGCCGCGCTGGCACTGGCCCCTGTTCGCGGTCGCCTTCGCGGCCGTGGTCGTGCAGTCGACCTCCGCCGCGCTGGCCGTCGCCTCGTACTACGCCGCAACGACGATCCGGCGACCGGTCGGCCTGGCCGGTTACGCGACCGCCGCGGCTGCCGCCGTGGTCGTCCCGGTCGCGGTCCGCTCGCTGATCGCGGTACCGGGCGGGGACGGGGACGCGGTCACCAGTGCGCTCGGCGGTGTGGTGCTCGTGGTGGTGCTGCCGGTGGTGCTCGGCCTGTGGACCAACGCCCGCAAGCAGGTCCTCGCGGGACTGGAGGAGCGCGCCGAACAGCTCGAACGGGAGCAGGCCGCACGCGCCGAGCAAACCAGGGCGAAGGAGCGGGCCCGCATCGCGCGGGAGATGCACGACGTCGTCGCGCACCGTGTGTCGCTGATCGTGCTGCATGCCGGGGCGATCGAGGTCAACACAGCCGAGGAAGGCACCGCCGCCGAAGCCGGGTTCATCCGTGAAACCGGACGCGAAGCACTCTCCCAACTGCGGGGAGTGCTGGGGGTCCTGCGCTCCCCCGGCGCGGATGCCGCCCTCGAACCGCAGCCCTCCCTGGCCGACCTGGACCGGCTCCTCGACAAGTCGAGAGCCGCCGGGATCCCGGTGGTGCGCCGGGACGAAGGCGACACCACCGCGCTGCCCGCGATGGTCGAGCACACCGCCTACCGCGTGGTGCAGGAAGCGCTGACCAACGTCCACAAGCACGCCGGCGAGGTGCGCACCGACGTCGTGCTGCGCCACGGGGCGTCCACTCTGGAGGTGACCGTGCACAACGCCGGACCGGCCCGCCGCACCGTGTCGCTGCCCAGCAGCGGGCTCGGCCTGGTCGGGTTGCGCGAACGGGTCGGGCTGCTCGGCGGCCGGTTCCACGCGGGCACCGGACTCGACGGCGGTTTCACCGTGACCGCGGTGCTCCCGCTGTGGGAGGAGCAGCTGTGA
- a CDS encoding NAD-binding protein, protein MRLLLIGEDDLADSVAEHAVRWGAELSRLGSPAAADLAAALAGEVDVVVIVSRDDIRVLRYALMVEHARPGVALLVTLFDRTVAGEVVRSVPNCKVIGMTEALVPALLGPCIADELVSLTSTASGRYVGVARTPAGLSAAPLSKHEIDGRRPVRNWVHAQLRPLEGTTRSLLAGLAGLLLVFLLDTVLGVLVLHEPAVTAAWNAAKTLTTVSASQAAQHAPAWYHALSTLTLLCVLGFSALFTAGLVDRMTSGRFTGIVGARAVPRRGHVIVVGLGQVGTRLCMELQRLGIGVVAVERDRSAPCVPLARSFDIPVMFGRGGDRFLLRRLSLRRARAIVAVSSDVLENIAVAVAARAVAPDQRIVLRAGGDDDVTSESQSLFRIGTACDVNLIGGSFIAATALGLAPLTTFTSGHDVHALLADGTVVDTREWARPGVPAHAH, encoded by the coding sequence ATGCGCCTGCTGCTGATCGGTGAGGACGACCTCGCCGACTCCGTCGCCGAGCACGCCGTCCGCTGGGGCGCGGAGCTGAGCCGGCTCGGCTCGCCCGCCGCCGCGGACCTCGCCGCCGCGCTCGCAGGCGAGGTCGACGTCGTGGTGATCGTGTCGCGCGACGACATCCGCGTGCTGCGCTACGCGCTGATGGTCGAGCACGCCAGGCCCGGCGTCGCCCTGCTGGTCACCCTCTTCGACCGGACCGTGGCGGGCGAGGTCGTCCGGTCGGTGCCCAACTGCAAGGTGATCGGGATGACCGAGGCGCTGGTGCCCGCCCTGCTCGGCCCGTGCATCGCCGACGAGCTCGTCAGCCTCACCTCGACCGCGTCCGGCCGCTACGTCGGCGTGGCGCGCACGCCGGCGGGCCTGTCCGCGGCGCCGCTGAGCAAGCACGAGATCGACGGCAGGCGCCCAGTGCGCAACTGGGTCCACGCCCAGCTCCGGCCGCTGGAGGGCACGACCCGGTCCCTGCTCGCCGGCCTGGCGGGCCTGCTGCTGGTGTTCCTGCTCGACACCGTGCTCGGCGTGCTTGTGCTGCACGAGCCGGCGGTGACCGCCGCGTGGAACGCGGCCAAGACTCTGACGACGGTCTCGGCCAGCCAAGCCGCCCAGCACGCCCCCGCCTGGTACCACGCGCTGTCGACGCTGACCCTGCTGTGCGTGCTGGGCTTCTCGGCGCTGTTCACCGCGGGCCTGGTCGACCGGATGACCTCGGGGCGCTTCACCGGCATCGTCGGCGCCCGCGCCGTTCCGCGCCGCGGCCACGTCATCGTCGTCGGGCTCGGCCAGGTGGGCACCCGGCTGTGCATGGAGCTCCAGCGGCTGGGCATCGGCGTGGTGGCGGTGGAGCGCGACCGGTCGGCGCCGTGCGTGCCGCTGGCCAGATCTTTCGACATCCCGGTCATGTTCGGGCGGGGCGGCGACCGCTTCCTGCTGCGCAGGCTGTCCTTGCGCCGCGCCCGGGCGATCGTGGCGGTGTCCTCGGACGTGCTGGAGAACATCGCCGTGGCGGTGGCGGCCCGCGCGGTCGCCCCCGACCAGCGGATCGTGCTGCGCGCCGGGGGCGACGACGACGTCACCTCCGAGTCGCAGTCGCTGTTCCGCATCGGCACCGCTTGCGACGTGAACCTGATCGGCGGGTCGTTCATCGCCGCCACCGCGCTGGGGCTCGCGCCCCTGACCACCTTCACCTCGGGCCACGACGTCCACGCGCTGCTGGCCGACGGCACGGTGGTCGACACCCGCGAGTGGGCCCGCCCCGGCGTGCCCGCGCACGCGCACTGA